The Fimbriimonas ginsengisoli Gsoil 348 genome window below encodes:
- a CDS encoding DUF2156 domain-containing protein: MSSAERARRLVQRFGWNSTCYQIVNPGIDRWFSAAGDSVVGFVRRIGVRVVAGAPVCSIDRLPNVVEEFERCRAGCVCYFGAEGRIRELLGGRPEYSTVVLGAQPIWRPEEWCRRFDADPTLRAQRNRAANKGVVVVEWPTEKATNHPELWRCLHEWLETRGLPPLHFLVEPETLGGLEGRRVFVAEKEGRPVGFVVLSPVPERRGWLTEQFVRGRGAPNGTVELTLDTAIRAVAADGDEYVTMGIVPLSNHGVGASHGNPAWLRALLAWVRAHGRRFYHFDGLDEFKSKFHPEEWEPIYAISKESRFSFRTLYAIAAAFTDGPPALAVAKGLAKAVRQEFRWLRRSLAAAE; this comes from the coding sequence GTGAGCAGCGCGGAACGAGCACGGCGGCTGGTGCAGCGGTTTGGCTGGAACAGCACCTGTTACCAGATCGTGAATCCAGGCATCGATCGCTGGTTTTCAGCCGCGGGCGATTCCGTGGTCGGGTTCGTCAGGCGCATCGGAGTTCGCGTGGTCGCTGGAGCGCCGGTTTGCTCGATCGACCGTCTTCCCAACGTCGTTGAAGAGTTCGAACGGTGCCGAGCGGGGTGCGTCTGTTACTTCGGCGCGGAGGGGCGGATTCGAGAGCTGCTTGGCGGGCGCCCGGAATATAGCACCGTCGTCTTAGGTGCGCAGCCGATATGGCGCCCCGAGGAATGGTGTCGGCGCTTCGATGCCGATCCCACGTTGAGAGCCCAACGAAACCGAGCCGCCAACAAAGGAGTCGTCGTCGTCGAATGGCCCACCGAGAAGGCTACCAACCATCCAGAGCTTTGGCGGTGCTTGCACGAGTGGCTGGAGACAAGGGGGTTGCCCCCCCTCCACTTCTTGGTCGAACCGGAAACCCTCGGCGGCTTAGAGGGGCGACGCGTCTTTGTGGCGGAGAAGGAAGGCCGCCCCGTCGGCTTCGTCGTCCTTTCGCCCGTTCCAGAACGAAGGGGTTGGCTGACCGAGCAGTTCGTGCGAGGACGCGGCGCTCCTAACGGAACCGTCGAGCTCACGCTCGACACCGCTATCCGGGCGGTCGCGGCGGACGGTGACGAGTACGTCACCATGGGGATCGTCCCGCTCTCCAATCACGGCGTCGGCGCCAGCCACGGCAATCCAGCTTGGTTGCGGGCGCTACTAGCATGGGTTCGCGCCCACGGGCGCAGGTTCTATCACTTCGACGGTTTGGACGAATTCAAGTCGAAATTCCATCCCGAAGAATGGGAGCCGATCTACGCAATCTCCAAGGAGTCTCGATTCTCCTTCCGCACCCTCTACGCCATTGCGGCGGCGTTCACCGACGGTCCACCCGCGCTAGCCGTTGCCAAGGGGTTGGCCAAGGCGGTTCGTCAAGAGTTTCGCTGGCTCCGGAGATCGTTGGCCGCCGCCGAGTAA
- a CDS encoding SCO family protein, protein MRPRVLLALLGLLPALAAAQTDSQIAVNAGTISRTIDHSKVRIDQSLGAQVPLDASFLDRTGKTVAFGDLLAGKPALVLPIFYKCKGICGLELQGAIAAIKGLKQSRLGRDFNVIVLSIHPKETPDLAQGKYASTIDEVALPGTEGGWRFLVGDWANIHKVTDTLGFKYTYNEAKDAIDHPSGVMFVTPQGVVSSYIYGAVYTPEQFERNFAIAGHSKVGAKAQEIFFGCIHLDPLTGKRSLVVQNVIKVAGAATVLTLGLSIFVLSGKARFRKRKPA, encoded by the coding sequence GTGAGACCTCGCGTTCTCCTCGCTCTCCTCGGGTTGCTTCCCGCCTTGGCCGCCGCCCAAACCGACTCCCAAATCGCGGTTAACGCCGGCACGATTTCCCGAACCATCGATCACTCCAAAGTGCGTATCGACCAATCGCTGGGCGCTCAGGTGCCGCTGGATGCCTCGTTCCTCGATCGAACCGGTAAGACGGTGGCCTTCGGCGATCTGCTGGCCGGCAAGCCGGCGCTTGTCCTCCCGATCTTTTACAAGTGCAAGGGGATCTGCGGCCTCGAACTGCAGGGCGCGATCGCGGCGATCAAGGGGCTGAAGCAGAGCCGCCTCGGGCGCGACTTCAACGTCATCGTCCTAAGCATCCATCCCAAAGAGACGCCGGACTTGGCACAAGGGAAGTACGCGTCGACCATCGACGAGGTCGCCTTGCCCGGGACCGAAGGCGGCTGGAGGTTCCTGGTGGGCGACTGGGCAAACATCCACAAGGTCACCGACACTCTCGGCTTCAAGTACACCTACAACGAAGCGAAAGACGCCATCGACCACCCATCCGGAGTCATGTTCGTGACTCCGCAAGGTGTCGTGTCGAGCTACATTTACGGGGCGGTTTATACGCCCGAGCAGTTCGAGCGAAACTTCGCCATCGCCGGCCATTCGAAGGTGGGCGCCAAGGCACAGGAGATCTTCTTCGGCTGTATCCACCTCGACCCGCTCACCGGCAAACGAAGCCTGGTTGTTCAGAACGTCATCAAAGTCGCCGGCGCCGCGACCGTGCTGACGCTTGGACTATCGATCTTCGTGCTGTCCGGCAAGGCCCGGTTCCGAAAACGAAAGCCAGCCTAA
- a CDS encoding type II toxin-antitoxin system RelE/ParE family toxin, whose translation MDASSGPHPQGLVLYSEEAALDLAEIHTHTTRHWGWDQAERYTDLLKEEAQRAAELRGYGNPIDQRPGRFLVVVKWPGATYAHRIIYQRIPEGVYVLRILHSARDLPKHLGGG comes from the coding sequence ATGGATGCAAGCAGCGGCCCCCACCCCCAAGGCTTAGTCCTCTACAGTGAGGAGGCCGCCCTTGACCTCGCGGAGATCCATACCCACACGACCCGCCATTGGGGTTGGGATCAGGCCGAACGCTATACCGATCTGCTAAAAGAAGAAGCGCAGCGGGCCGCCGAACTCCGCGGATACGGCAATCCGATCGACCAACGACCAGGGAGGTTTTTGGTTGTCGTCAAGTGGCCTGGCGCAACGTATGCCCATCGGATCATTTATCAGAGAATCCCCGAGGGCGTTTACGTATTGCGCATCCTTCACAGCGCAAGAGACTTGCCCAAACACCTAGGCGGCGGATGA
- a CDS encoding sugar phosphate isomerase/epimerase family protein: MRFGGPVFGWTDPHSWVAAHRDAGYSAAYFPGDVPNPAEFAAAAREADLLIAEVGIWNNPLSPDPQRRKEAVEKCKERLVLADLVGARCCVNIAGSLGERWDGPDPRDVTPEAFHAIVETVRNVIDAVKPTRAKYSIETMPYMVPDGWESSLDLVKAIDRPAFGIHFDPVNIVNSPRRFFDTGGLVREFVDKVGPHITAVHLKDIVLEPRLTVHLQEVRPGLGRFDIAACLRAIHDGLDADMPVLIEHLPSEEEYKEAAAHVRMVAEQAGVPL, encoded by the coding sequence ATGAGGTTCGGCGGGCCGGTTTTTGGTTGGACGGACCCGCACAGTTGGGTAGCGGCGCATCGCGATGCGGGCTACAGCGCAGCCTACTTTCCCGGGGACGTGCCCAATCCGGCGGAGTTCGCCGCCGCCGCGCGCGAGGCAGACCTGCTCATTGCCGAGGTCGGGATTTGGAACAACCCTCTTTCTCCAGATCCCCAACGCCGAAAAGAAGCGGTGGAGAAATGCAAGGAGCGCCTGGTGCTGGCCGACCTCGTCGGCGCCCGATGCTGCGTGAACATCGCGGGAAGCCTCGGCGAACGGTGGGATGGCCCCGACCCGAGAGACGTAACCCCCGAAGCGTTCCACGCCATCGTGGAGACGGTCCGCAACGTAATCGATGCGGTCAAGCCAACGCGCGCGAAGTACTCCATCGAGACGATGCCGTACATGGTCCCGGACGGCTGGGAGAGCTCGCTCGACCTCGTCAAAGCCATCGACCGTCCGGCTTTCGGAATTCACTTTGATCCCGTAAACATCGTGAATTCACCGCGGCGGTTTTTCGATACCGGTGGGCTTGTCCGCGAGTTTGTAGACAAGGTTGGCCCCCACATCACGGCGGTCCACCTCAAAGACATCGTGCTCGAGCCCCGCCTGACCGTGCACCTTCAAGAAGTGCGCCCCGGGCTCGGCCGGTTCGACATCGCCGCCTGTTTACGCGCGATTCACGACGGGCTCGACGCGGACATGCCGGTGCTCATCGAACATCTGCCCTCCGAGGAAGAATACAAAGAAGCCGCCGCTCATGTGCGAATGGTCGCGGAGCAGGCGGGCGTACCCCTATAA
- a CDS encoding VOC family protein: MSLGNKKLAQVAIVVKDMELAVQRWAAVLGVDPPNIIVTDPGSEVNGTYRGKPTNDRAKLAFFDIGCVQLELIEPIGKDSAWYEGYDKRGESLHHIAFWTDDMRQSKTFLDEHGVTMIQRGDMGDGQYAYFDGQEQIGTMIELLEQKRTPLA; encoded by the coding sequence ATGAGTCTCGGAAATAAGAAGCTCGCGCAGGTGGCGATCGTGGTGAAGGACATGGAGCTGGCGGTGCAGCGATGGGCCGCCGTTCTTGGAGTCGACCCACCGAATATCATCGTCACCGATCCGGGAAGCGAGGTGAATGGCACGTACCGCGGTAAGCCGACCAACGACCGCGCGAAGCTCGCCTTCTTCGACATCGGCTGCGTTCAGCTCGAGCTCATCGAGCCGATCGGAAAGGATAGCGCCTGGTACGAGGGTTACGACAAGCGAGGAGAGAGTCTGCACCACATCGCCTTTTGGACCGACGACATGCGGCAATCCAAAACGTTCCTCGACGAACACGGCGTGACCATGATTCAGCGCGGCGACATGGGAGATGGGCAGTACGCCTATTTCGACGGGCAGGAGCAAATCGGGACGATGATCGAGCTTCTCGAACAGAAACGGACGCCGCTCGCATGA
- a CDS encoding aminotransferase class I/II-fold pyridoxal phosphate-dependent enzyme — protein MPIPSALVASLPSTAPFLGPETLERQLGRKFTLRLGANESPFGPSPRAIEAMVAQAAQGQNYSQPDGWDLRAAIAAHHGVRVEEVMVGTGIDDLLALLCRAYCDPGDFVVTTLGSYPTLEYGALGAGAQIARVSYRNDAVDLAALLAEVLRTDARIVYVANPDNPSGSLLTSKELSDFRAQLPERTLLLMDEAYADFTNDLPPIDTSDASVVRVRTFSKGYGMAGLRVGYAVGHVEMVGLIDRIRMHFGVNSVAAAGAIASLEDPEFLRFVVQQADLGRVKMEALAESLGLRALPSHTNFVLVDFGTKDRAVSAMKALLEAGIFVRKPGQPPLDRGVRITIPRLEDFDLFAEKLTTVCQSLQA, from the coding sequence ATGCCGATTCCCTCCGCGCTCGTTGCCTCCCTTCCCTCTACCGCTCCCTTCCTCGGACCGGAAACGCTGGAGAGGCAGCTTGGCCGAAAATTCACTTTGCGGTTGGGAGCGAACGAGAGCCCATTCGGGCCGTCGCCGCGCGCGATCGAGGCGATGGTCGCTCAGGCGGCGCAGGGGCAGAATTACTCCCAGCCCGACGGTTGGGATCTCCGGGCGGCGATCGCCGCTCACCATGGCGTTCGCGTTGAAGAGGTCATGGTCGGCACCGGCATCGACGACCTGCTGGCCCTGCTTTGCCGGGCTTACTGCGATCCGGGCGACTTCGTCGTCACCACCTTGGGCAGCTATCCCACGTTAGAGTACGGCGCGCTGGGCGCAGGGGCTCAGATCGCGAGGGTTTCTTATCGAAACGACGCCGTGGATCTGGCGGCTTTGCTGGCGGAGGTTCTGCGAACCGACGCTCGCATCGTGTACGTGGCGAATCCCGACAATCCCTCCGGTTCCTTGCTCACCTCAAAGGAGCTAAGCGATTTTCGAGCACAGCTCCCGGAACGAACACTGTTGCTCATGGACGAGGCGTATGCCGACTTCACCAACGATCTGCCGCCGATCGATACATCGGACGCGAGTGTCGTCCGGGTTCGCACCTTTTCCAAAGGGTACGGGATGGCGGGCTTGCGAGTCGGCTACGCGGTCGGCCATGTGGAGATGGTGGGACTCATCGACCGGATTCGGATGCACTTCGGCGTCAATTCCGTGGCCGCCGCGGGAGCGATCGCCTCGCTCGAAGATCCGGAGTTTCTCCGATTCGTCGTCCAGCAAGCCGATTTAGGGCGTGTAAAGATGGAAGCACTAGCCGAGTCGCTCGGACTTCGAGCCTTGCCTTCCCACACCAACTTCGTGCTCGTGGATTTCGGCACGAAGGATCGCGCCGTCTCGGCGATGAAGGCGCTGCTCGAAGCCGGAATCTTCGTCCGAAAACCCGGCCAGCCCCCGCTGGATCGAGGAGTTCGGATCACCATTCCCCGTCTCGAGGATTTCGACCTCTTCGCGGAGAAATTGACTACCGTCTGCCAAAGCTTGCAAGCCTGA
- a CDS encoding M42 family metallopeptidase: MRPESLEFFKAIVNVPSPSGYEERAAEIYRNYTRPFADDVRTDVHGNVAAILNPQAEMRIMLAGHMDEIGFIVHYISDEGLLYFSGIGGHDSVIPIGQRVWVHGKEKIPGIIGRKAIHLLKDDERKRKPDLEDLWIDIGATSRAQVEEVMEIGDVVTFQYEFEMLMNDRATARGFDNKMGSFIVAEALRLLKEDGGLDPGVGVYATATVQEEIGLRGARTSAYWINAQSGLAVDVNHAIDYPSVSKTKHGALDVGKGPSVMRGANANPNVVKMIRAGAAAEEIPYQIDVAPGGTGTDGNAMQLNRAGMAVGIVGVALRYMHTPCELLSLTDVENCARLMAAYCRQVKPETDFTPRLP; this comes from the coding sequence ATGCGTCCGGAGTCGCTTGAGTTCTTCAAGGCCATAGTTAACGTCCCCAGCCCGTCCGGCTACGAAGAACGGGCGGCGGAGATCTACCGCAACTACACCCGTCCCTTCGCCGACGACGTCCGAACCGACGTTCACGGAAACGTAGCGGCAATCCTAAACCCCCAGGCAGAGATGCGAATCATGCTCGCAGGGCACATGGACGAGATCGGCTTTATCGTCCATTACATCAGCGACGAGGGGCTGCTCTACTTCTCCGGGATCGGCGGCCACGATAGCGTTATTCCGATCGGCCAGCGCGTGTGGGTGCATGGCAAGGAAAAGATCCCCGGCATCATCGGCCGTAAGGCGATCCATCTTCTGAAGGACGATGAACGAAAGCGGAAACCGGACCTGGAAGATCTCTGGATCGACATCGGGGCGACTTCGCGAGCGCAAGTGGAAGAAGTGATGGAGATCGGCGACGTCGTCACCTTCCAATACGAGTTTGAGATGCTCATGAACGACCGCGCGACCGCCCGTGGGTTCGACAATAAGATGGGTTCGTTCATCGTCGCCGAGGCGCTGAGGCTTCTAAAGGAGGACGGCGGCCTCGATCCCGGCGTCGGCGTCTACGCCACCGCGACCGTCCAAGAAGAGATCGGCCTCCGCGGCGCTCGTACCAGCGCCTATTGGATCAACGCGCAAAGCGGACTCGCCGTAGACGTGAACCATGCGATCGACTATCCGAGCGTGAGCAAGACGAAGCATGGCGCTCTCGACGTCGGTAAGGGACCGAGCGTGATGCGCGGGGCGAACGCCAACCCGAACGTCGTGAAGATGATCCGCGCGGGCGCGGCGGCAGAAGAGATCCCCTACCAGATCGACGTGGCCCCCGGCGGCACCGGAACCGACGGCAACGCGATGCAGCTCAACCGCGCCGGTATGGCCGTCGGCATCGTCGGCGTCGCCCTCCGCTATATGCACACTCCGTGCGAGCTGCTGTCGCTAACCGACGTCGAAAACTGCGCCCGCCTCATGGCCGCCTACTGCCGCCAAGTCAAGCCCGAGACAGATTTCACCCCTCGCCTACCTTAA
- a CDS encoding extracellular solute-binding protein yields MSYPIGTPFGRFAGLESLLIYPSISKVAVRLALVILGVGAAMSALAAPKVSLRFTVWDGDESLKVLHRVVEQFMKENPDIEVKLESNPDYTTYHQKMLTQYAGNTAPDVAMMDPGHFTALANRGALLNLNDFMKRTPGFDIGKYYKPIVDAHSLNGNLYVLPRDIAPSGLVYYNKEAFKEAGIPLPDGTWTWDFKERPELKEKDFLWVMHKLTKVGSDGKPTRYGYVSGWPGLFADTLMYSYGLQPANDNQHPTKVLYGSPEMKKVYTLLQDLTLEKKWSPSSVDVSNVLQQNTTSLFVKGKVAMFQNGIWEVPNVRRDMKPDSKEFFDWDIAMFPAYANGHRGYATGGSGYCIFSSTPHPEESWRLCRYMAGPVGMRAMAQAGIAQPAIREVALSDCWIPGPNTPKEQQWPHNRIITDTEVQYVNFGPTAEIWPEISAIMGSRQDSVYNGLMKPEEALGTGAIESQQRLDALLKEETLPLFNWGYGVALGVLIIAVVLFAVYWPERKLRYTRRQKKENAAAYRFLSPWLIGLCLFTLGPMILSLIMSFLNWDMIRPAQWRGVHNYTEAMTEDPRFWISLKVTAYYTLVSTPLGILIALMLAMLLNQKVRGIPLFRAMFYIPTIASTVAMTLVTRKIMSPDEGLLNTILYNPIFEKTLHLGSLLNQWSGTKPGEHVNWLGNEHTTMPAVILLSLVGVGGTMLILLAGLQGVPQYYYEAATVDGASAWRRFRSITLPMITPSIFFTMITGFIGSFQVFTQVFVITNGQGGGPNNSLWVYMIALYSNAFQTLRMGYAAALAWVLFLIILIITLLQMQASKRWVYYEAEAK; encoded by the coding sequence ATGTCGTATCCTATCGGAACCCCGTTCGGACGCTTCGCGGGGCTGGAGTCGCTGTTGATATACCCGTCGATCAGCAAGGTCGCTGTTCGCCTCGCCCTCGTAATACTCGGGGTCGGGGCGGCAATGTCGGCACTTGCCGCACCTAAAGTTTCTCTGCGCTTCACCGTCTGGGACGGTGACGAGTCGCTCAAGGTCCTTCACCGGGTCGTCGAGCAGTTCATGAAGGAGAATCCGGACATCGAGGTCAAGCTCGAAAGCAATCCGGATTACACCACCTACCATCAAAAGATGTTGACCCAGTACGCGGGCAACACCGCGCCCGATGTGGCGATGATGGACCCGGGGCACTTCACCGCCCTCGCCAATCGCGGCGCGCTTCTCAACCTGAACGACTTTATGAAGCGGACGCCCGGCTTCGACATCGGCAAGTACTACAAGCCGATCGTCGACGCTCACTCCCTCAACGGGAATCTGTACGTCCTTCCGCGCGATATCGCCCCGTCCGGGTTGGTCTACTACAACAAGGAAGCGTTCAAAGAAGCGGGGATTCCGCTCCCGGACGGCACTTGGACCTGGGATTTCAAGGAGCGCCCGGAGCTCAAAGAGAAAGATTTTCTTTGGGTGATGCACAAGCTCACCAAGGTCGGCTCCGATGGAAAGCCGACCCGCTATGGATACGTCTCCGGGTGGCCAGGGCTTTTCGCCGACACGCTGATGTACTCGTACGGGCTTCAGCCGGCGAACGATAACCAGCACCCGACCAAAGTGTTGTACGGGTCGCCGGAAATGAAGAAGGTTTACACCCTTCTTCAAGATTTGACGCTGGAGAAAAAGTGGTCCCCCAGCAGCGTCGATGTCTCCAATGTCCTCCAACAGAACACGACGTCCCTGTTCGTTAAAGGAAAGGTCGCAATGTTCCAGAACGGTATCTGGGAAGTGCCGAACGTCCGCCGGGACATGAAGCCGGACTCCAAGGAGTTCTTCGATTGGGACATCGCCATGTTCCCGGCGTACGCCAACGGCCACCGTGGGTACGCCACCGGCGGCTCGGGCTACTGCATCTTTTCCAGCACTCCGCACCCGGAGGAGTCGTGGAGGCTCTGTCGTTACATGGCCGGTCCCGTAGGGATGCGCGCGATGGCGCAAGCCGGCATCGCCCAGCCGGCGATCCGGGAAGTCGCGCTCTCCGATTGCTGGATTCCCGGTCCGAACACTCCCAAAGAGCAGCAGTGGCCCCATAACCGGATCATCACCGACACCGAAGTTCAGTACGTGAATTTTGGCCCGACCGCCGAGATCTGGCCAGAGATTTCGGCGATCATGGGCTCGCGCCAAGATTCGGTCTACAACGGCTTGATGAAGCCTGAAGAGGCGCTGGGAACCGGTGCGATAGAGTCGCAGCAGCGGCTGGATGCGCTCTTGAAAGAGGAGACGCTCCCGCTTTTCAATTGGGGCTATGGCGTGGCGCTCGGCGTACTCATCATCGCGGTGGTCTTATTCGCGGTGTATTGGCCGGAGCGAAAGCTGCGGTACACGCGCCGCCAGAAGAAAGAGAACGCGGCGGCCTATCGGTTCCTCAGCCCATGGCTCATCGGCCTCTGCCTCTTTACGCTCGGCCCGATGATCCTTTCGCTGATCATGAGCTTCCTGAACTGGGACATGATCCGCCCTGCTCAATGGCGAGGAGTGCATAACTACACGGAGGCCATGACGGAGGATCCTCGCTTCTGGATCTCCCTGAAAGTCACGGCGTATTACACGCTGGTTTCTACTCCGTTGGGAATCCTCATCGCCCTTATGCTGGCAATGCTCCTAAACCAAAAGGTGCGCGGCATCCCGCTCTTCCGAGCGATGTTCTATATCCCGACGATCGCGAGCACCGTTGCCATGACGCTAGTAACGCGTAAGATCATGTCGCCCGACGAAGGGCTGCTAAACACGATCCTGTACAACCCGATCTTCGAGAAGACGCTCCATCTGGGCAGCCTGCTCAACCAATGGTCCGGCACAAAGCCGGGCGAGCATGTGAACTGGCTGGGTAACGAACACACGACGATGCCCGCGGTTATCCTCTTATCCCTGGTTGGAGTCGGCGGAACGATGCTGATCTTGCTTGCCGGGCTGCAAGGGGTGCCGCAGTATTACTACGAAGCCGCGACGGTCGACGGAGCGAGCGCCTGGCGCCGGTTCAGGTCGATCACTTTGCCGATGATCACCCCTTCGATCTTCTTCACGATGATTACGGGCTTCATCGGGTCGTTCCAGGTCTTCACGCAAGTCTTCGTCATCACGAACGGCCAAGGGGGCGGGCCGAATAACTCGCTTTGGGTCTACATGATCGCGTTGTACAGCAATGCTTTCCAGACCTTGCGCATGGGCTACGCGGCCGCGCTCGCGTGGGTGCTGTTCCTCATCATCCTTATCATCACTCTTCTCCAAATGCAGGCAAGCAAACGATGGGTTTACTACGAGGCGGAAGCTAAATGA
- a CDS encoding carbohydrate ABC transporter permease gives MSTVPVELLSPEAERYRTATNRAEKANAAARALLWLLLLVGSIIFLIPLYLMLAMSLKSSSELAHTSSWAWPQQITFENFQKVLTNPNAPFFLFFKNTLVIASLGTLGVLFSSSLVAYPFARLRFRGRDRLFILLLSTMMLPGVVTMIPTYVLFTHLYWVDTIKPLVVPAFFGGGAFNIFLIRQFFMGIPRELDEAALIDGASHATIFWQVIMPNSGAVLATVGIFSFIFNWKDFMGPLLYLNSPDRQTLELGLRTYQSLQAEQWHLLMAGSVIVVIPLLVIFLLGQKWIIRGIAMTGGK, from the coding sequence ATGAGCACGGTGCCAGTGGAACTGCTGTCCCCCGAGGCGGAGCGTTACCGAACCGCGACCAACCGAGCTGAGAAAGCGAATGCGGCGGCGCGGGCTTTGCTTTGGCTTCTCCTGTTGGTGGGATCGATCATCTTCTTGATTCCGCTCTACTTGATGCTGGCGATGTCGCTCAAGTCCTCGTCGGAACTTGCTCACACTTCCTCGTGGGCTTGGCCCCAACAGATCACGTTCGAGAACTTCCAGAAGGTTCTTACCAACCCAAACGCCCCGTTCTTTCTTTTCTTCAAGAACACGTTGGTGATTGCCTCCCTGGGGACCTTGGGAGTGTTGTTCTCTTCTAGCCTGGTCGCCTACCCGTTCGCGAGGCTGAGGTTCCGAGGCCGCGATCGGCTGTTCATTCTTCTGCTCAGCACGATGATGCTTCCCGGCGTGGTCACCATGATTCCGACCTACGTGTTGTTCACTCACCTGTACTGGGTCGACACGATCAAGCCGCTGGTGGTCCCTGCGTTCTTCGGGGGCGGCGCTTTCAACATCTTCCTGATTCGCCAGTTCTTCATGGGAATCCCCCGCGAACTCGACGAGGCGGCCCTGATCGACGGCGCTAGTCACGCGACGATTTTCTGGCAGGTCATCATGCCGAACTCGGGCGCGGTGCTGGCGACGGTGGGCATCTTCTCGTTCATCTTCAACTGGAAGGACTTTATGGGGCCGCTGCTGTACCTGAACAGCCCCGATCGACAGACTCTCGAACTCGGTCTCCGAACCTACCAATCTCTGCAGGCGGAGCAGTGGCATCTGCTGATGGCCGGTTCGGTCATCGTCGTGATTCCGTTGCTCGTGATCTTCCTTCTTGGTCAGAAATGGATCATCCGTGGGATCGCGATGACGGGTGGCAAGTAG
- a CDS encoding phosphopentomutase, translated as MKRAIVIVLDGCGAGEAPDAPAFGDYDHPSTIKHVWEAVGGFDAPTLESIGFLDAGGIHRLGADATGRWGRLRELSMGKDSVTGHWEMMGVVTERPFPTYPNGFPADLIEEFEARIGTRILGNKAASGTAIIDELGPEHVKSGQPIVYTSADSVFQIATHEEVVPIERLYEMCRIAREICVPPNDVQRVIARPFVGEAGSFKRTERRQDFPLPAPPNLIDQIGGVFGIGVVPELFGGRGFLPVHRTQSNVEHTQMLWQALESDARFIFANFEDFDMLYGHRNDPVGFARALEAFDPVLRDLMARLTPDDLLIITADHGNDPTSPSTDHSREYVPVCVIGAGSGPLGDVEGMTAIGATVARHLGVDWSVGMPLSSP; from the coding sequence ATGAAGCGAGCGATCGTTATCGTGCTGGATGGATGCGGAGCCGGGGAGGCGCCGGACGCGCCCGCGTTCGGGGATTACGACCATCCTTCGACGATCAAGCACGTATGGGAAGCGGTCGGCGGGTTCGATGCGCCAACGTTGGAGTCGATCGGGTTTCTTGATGCCGGGGGGATTCATCGGCTGGGGGCCGATGCTACGGGTAGATGGGGGCGGCTACGAGAGCTTTCGATGGGGAAAGACTCCGTCACCGGGCACTGGGAGATGATGGGAGTCGTCACCGAGCGCCCCTTCCCCACCTACCCAAACGGCTTTCCGGCCGACCTAATCGAGGAGTTTGAGGCGCGGATCGGCACCCGGATCCTCGGCAACAAGGCCGCCAGCGGCACCGCGATCATCGACGAGTTGGGGCCTGAGCACGTGAAGTCAGGGCAGCCGATCGTGTACACCAGCGCCGATTCCGTCTTCCAGATCGCCACTCACGAGGAAGTCGTCCCTATCGAGCGGCTGTACGAGATGTGTCGGATCGCACGAGAAATCTGCGTTCCGCCGAACGACGTTCAACGCGTCATCGCCCGCCCCTTTGTCGGGGAGGCTGGCAGTTTTAAGCGGACGGAGCGCCGGCAAGACTTCCCACTTCCCGCGCCGCCCAATCTCATCGATCAAATCGGGGGCGTCTTCGGCATCGGCGTTGTGCCCGAACTGTTCGGCGGCCGAGGCTTCCTGCCCGTCCACCGGACCCAGAGCAACGTCGAACACACACAAATGCTGTGGCAAGCACTCGAAAGCGATGCGCGGTTTATCTTCGCCAACTTCGAAGACTTCGACATGCTGTACGGCCATCGCAACGACCCGGTCGGATTCGCGAGGGCGTTAGAGGCATTCGATCCGGTGCTTCGCGACCTCATGGCTCGGCTGACGCCGGACGACCTGCTCATCATTACCGCCGATCACGGCAACGACCCCACCTCGCCATCGACCGACCACTCCCGCGAGTACGTGCCGGTCTGTGTTATAGGAGCCGGCTCAGGACCGCTGGGGGACGTGGAGGGAATGACGGCGATCGGCGCCACCGTCGCCAGGCATTTGGGCGTCGATTGGTCGGTGGGAATGCCGCTCTCAAGCCCGTAG